A DNA window from Pseudomonas sp. GD03919 contains the following coding sequences:
- a CDS encoding GGDEF domain-containing protein: MTDAEVPRQPNTFALWREVDDTRIRTHLGGFFYVLAWLLTWVFSAAPGSLMVSGVLGCTVFVVLLAARLLHRPDGLDSPEQLQRWLDHHWSLILLTSLCWGQAHALALYSDAYNNSEMIATLATVAFSTAMTFNFAMRRGRALLALALLYLPGLAVMALNWQQKHAMLITLTFYLGYLILVLGRNHREYRATLDLELKLLEQQSQLDLLSRTDSLTQLGNRYQFNNLFPSLVANAVRQGEPLSLVLMDIDFFKKVNDEHGHAGGDACLSAFAEHMRKVFRRDGDALLRLGGEEFGVLLPGTTLAQALDLAEHFRQELETEGLLLAGQRLELTTSLGVGCFSSSHDGDADAFFKRVDGALYRAKREGRNRLVAADH; the protein is encoded by the coding sequence ATGACCGACGCCGAAGTACCGCGCCAACCCAATACCTTCGCCCTGTGGCGTGAAGTGGATGACACCCGCATCCGCACGCACCTGGGAGGTTTCTTCTACGTCCTTGCCTGGCTGCTGACCTGGGTATTCAGTGCGGCACCGGGCAGCCTGATGGTCAGCGGCGTGCTGGGCTGTACGGTATTCGTCGTACTCCTGGCTGCGCGCCTGCTGCACCGCCCCGATGGCCTCGACAGCCCTGAACAGTTGCAACGCTGGCTGGATCATCACTGGAGTCTGATCCTCCTGACTTCGTTGTGCTGGGGCCAGGCCCATGCCCTGGCACTGTACAGCGATGCCTACAACAACTCGGAAATGATCGCCACTCTGGCCACGGTGGCCTTCAGCACGGCGATGACCTTCAACTTCGCCATGCGCCGGGGGCGCGCCCTACTGGCACTGGCCCTGCTCTACCTGCCGGGCCTGGCGGTAATGGCGCTGAATTGGCAGCAGAAGCACGCGATGCTGATCACCCTGACCTTTTACCTCGGCTATCTGATTCTGGTGCTGGGGCGCAATCACCGTGAATACCGCGCCACCCTCGATCTGGAGCTGAAGCTGCTGGAGCAGCAGAGTCAGCTCGATCTGCTCAGCCGCACCGACAGCCTGACCCAACTGGGCAACCGCTATCAGTTCAACAACCTGTTCCCCAGCCTGGTGGCCAATGCGGTACGCCAGGGCGAGCCGCTGTCACTGGTGCTGATGGATATCGACTTCTTCAAGAAGGTCAACGACGAACACGGCCATGCCGGTGGCGACGCCTGCCTGAGCGCCTTCGCCGAACACATGCGCAAGGTGTTCCGCCGCGATGGCGACGCACTACTGCGCCTGGGTGGCGAAGAATTCGGCGTACTGCTGCCGGGCACCACCCTGGCCCAGGCGTTGGATCTGGCCGAGCACTTTCGCCAGGAACTTGAAACAGAAGGCCTGCTGCTGGCCGGCCAGCGCCTGGAACTGACCACCAGCCTGGGCGTCGGCTGTTTCAGCAGCAGTCATGACGGCGACGCCGATGCCTTTTTCAAGCGCGTCGACGGTGCGCTCTACCGTGCCAAACGCGAGGGCCGCAACCGCCTGGTTGCGGCCGATCACTGA
- a CDS encoding nucleotide pyrophosphohydrolase gives MNIAALTARMHAIRDHNDWRRYQSPKNLAMAASVEMAELVEIFQWLSEEQSRQLPPEQLVHAGQEVADVVLYLLQLCSELGIDMNQAVLDKLADNERRFLT, from the coding sequence ATGAACATCGCTGCACTCACCGCGCGCATGCACGCCATTCGCGACCACAACGACTGGCGCCGTTACCAGAGCCCGAAGAACCTGGCCATGGCCGCCAGCGTGGAAATGGCCGAACTGGTGGAAATCTTCCAGTGGCTGAGCGAGGAGCAATCCCGCCAGTTGCCGCCCGAACAACTCGTCCATGCCGGCCAGGAAGTGGCCGATGTGGTGCTCTATCTGCTGCAACTGTGCAGCGAGTTGGGGATCGACATGAACCAGGCGGTGCTCGACAAGCTCGCCGACAACGAACGGCGCTTCCTCACATGA
- a CDS encoding DMT family transporter, producing the protein MNHISGWLLALPLLAGAVLPLQAGINGQLARQLSSVFAAALISFAVGSLALLLMTLSQREMPGLGALKALTWWHWSGGLLGAFFIATAAFAGPRVGALLFMVLVIAGQLAMAITLDHFGWAGFRESPITFGKVAGLLLIVAGIWMIRRG; encoded by the coding sequence ATGAACCATATCAGTGGCTGGCTACTGGCCCTGCCCCTTCTCGCCGGCGCTGTGCTGCCACTGCAGGCCGGTATCAACGGCCAACTCGCCCGCCAGCTGTCCAGCGTCTTCGCCGCGGCGCTGATCTCCTTCGCCGTCGGCAGCCTGGCGTTGTTGCTGATGACCCTGAGCCAGCGCGAGATGCCCGGGCTTGGTGCACTCAAGGCGCTCACCTGGTGGCACTGGAGCGGCGGCCTGCTTGGCGCCTTCTTCATCGCCACCGCCGCCTTCGCCGGGCCACGCGTGGGCGCGCTGCTGTTCATGGTGCTGGTGATCGCCGGGCAGTTGGCCATGGCCATCACCCTCGATCATTTCGGCTGGGCAGGCTTTCGTGAATCGCCGATCACCTTCGGCAAGGTGGCAGGCCTGCTGTTGATCGTCGCCGGTATCTGGATGATTCGTCGCGGCTGA
- a CDS encoding DUF4136 domain-containing protein — MRTVIAILILPLLAACQSQNPYRAESLPMPPAPPEAATTFDRSAYPAAPRDYGRYRSWSWLDGRAPSSELADSVSAGLDQYGLRPALNGPGDVLVNARISQETRLRQYQDNVGGYYGTGSHWDRRYGAYGSVPIMRTYEQKVAVVRIELIDPRDRQVVWSGSGEALAGKDQATQADAMRAAIRSALDGYPPY; from the coding sequence ATGCGCACCGTCATAGCCATACTCATCCTGCCGCTGCTGGCCGCCTGTCAGAGCCAGAATCCCTATCGCGCCGAATCGCTGCCCATGCCACCGGCCCCGCCGGAAGCGGCCACCACTTTCGACCGCAGCGCCTACCCGGCCGCACCGCGCGATTACGGCCGTTATCGCAGCTGGAGCTGGCTGGACGGCCGGGCGCCCAGCAGTGAACTGGCCGACAGCGTCAGCGCCGGTCTCGACCAGTACGGTCTGCGCCCGGCACTCAATGGCCCCGGCGACGTGCTGGTCAACGCCCGTATCAGCCAGGAAACCCGCCTGCGCCAGTATCAGGACAATGTCGGTGGCTACTACGGCACCGGCAGCCACTGGGACCGCCGCTACGGCGCCTACGGTAGTGTCCCTATCATGCGCACCTACGAACAGAAAGTGGCGGTAGTGCGCATCGAACTGATCGACCCACGCGACCGCCAGGTCGTTTGGTCCGGCAGCGGTGAAGCCCTGGCCGGCAAGGACCAGGCGACGCAGGCCGACGCCATGCGCGCGGCCATCCGCAGCGCGCTGGACGGCTATCCCCCCTATTGA
- the pbpC gene encoding peptidoglycan glycosyltransferase PbpC (penicillin-binding protein 1C), whose translation MRLNRLRRWLIVACVPLALLWLADHLFPLPLPEDDLARVVLAEDGTPLWRFADRDGVWRYPVTPDEVSPYYLEALLTYEDRWFRQHPGVNPLALGRAAWQNLTGGRVVSGGSTLSMQVARLLDPHGRDLPGKLKQLWRTAQLEWHLSKDEILALYLNRAPFGGTLQGVAAASWSYLGKPPSQLTRADAALLAVLPQSPSRLRPDRHPERAQTARDKVLRRLGEFQVWPQAQVDEALEEPVFLAPRREPSLAPLLARRLNRGGSPPLIRTTLDAGLQQRLEDLLLGWRARLPERTSAAILVVEHESMAVRAYLGSVDIGDTSRFGHVDMVRALRSPGSTLKPFLYGMALDAGLIHSESLLQDVPRHYGDYRPGNFASGFIGPVSASEALATSLNLPAVQLLEAYGPKRFAGELRSAGLPIRLPALAEPNLALILGGGGSRLESLVAGYSAFARGGMAARPRLQPDDELRERRLLSPGSAWIIRRILSGQARPDRDPRAQMAQRPTLAWKTGTSYGFRDAWAIGVGPRHLIGVWIGRPDGTPVPGQFGLASAAPLLLQVHDLLVNRDSQRGIAAPPDPQPAEVGVAAICWPLGQPMSRDDSNCRRLRFAWTLEGTSPPTLQAADQPLGSGLRERYWVNAEGHRVGPSCAGAEARELVLWPAPLEPWLPRRERRAARLPGIDPGCPPPGSSQVAPLSIVGVRDGDRLRRPQGSHAPLRLSLSALGGSGRRWWFLDGQPLGDSAPDAPFSHAFGSGRHQLSVLDEGGQTARLEFSVGP comes from the coding sequence ATGCGACTCAACCGCCTACGTCGCTGGCTTATCGTCGCTTGCGTACCCTTAGCCCTGCTCTGGCTGGCCGACCACCTCTTCCCACTGCCCCTGCCCGAGGACGACCTGGCCCGCGTGGTGCTGGCCGAGGACGGCACGCCGCTGTGGCGTTTTGCCGACCGTGACGGTGTGTGGCGCTACCCGGTGACGCCGGACGAAGTGTCGCCCTATTACCTCGAGGCACTGCTGACCTACGAGGATCGCTGGTTTCGTCAGCACCCCGGGGTCAACCCGCTGGCGCTCGGGCGTGCCGCCTGGCAGAACCTTACCGGCGGACGCGTGGTGTCTGGCGGCAGCACGCTGTCGATGCAGGTGGCGCGGCTGCTTGATCCGCATGGCCGTGACCTGCCAGGCAAGCTCAAGCAACTATGGCGCACCGCGCAGCTGGAGTGGCATCTGTCCAAGGACGAAATCCTCGCGCTGTATCTGAATCGCGCGCCTTTTGGCGGCACCTTGCAAGGCGTGGCCGCCGCGAGTTGGAGTTACCTGGGCAAGCCACCAAGCCAGCTCACCCGCGCCGATGCCGCGCTGCTTGCCGTGCTGCCACAATCCCCCAGCCGGCTGCGCCCGGATCGCCATCCCGAGCGCGCCCAGACGGCGCGTGACAAGGTGCTGCGTCGCCTGGGCGAGTTTCAGGTGTGGCCGCAGGCGCAGGTGGACGAAGCGCTGGAAGAGCCGGTATTCCTCGCCCCGCGCCGCGAGCCGAGCCTCGCGCCCTTGCTGGCGCGGCGGCTGAACCGCGGCGGCAGCCCGCCGCTGATTCGCACCACCCTCGATGCCGGCTTGCAGCAGCGCCTGGAAGACTTGCTGCTGGGCTGGCGTGCGCGACTGCCGGAACGCACCTCGGCGGCGATCCTGGTGGTGGAGCACGAAAGCATGGCGGTGCGCGCCTATCTCGGCTCGGTGGATATCGGCGACACCTCGCGCTTTGGCCACGTCGACATGGTGCGCGCCCTGCGCTCGCCCGGTTCGACGCTGAAACCCTTTCTCTACGGCATGGCCCTGGATGCCGGGCTTATTCACTCCGAATCGCTGCTGCAGGACGTGCCGCGGCACTACGGCGACTACCGCCCCGGCAACTTCGCCTCCGGTTTCATTGGCCCGGTGTCGGCCAGCGAAGCCCTGGCCACCTCGCTCAACCTGCCCGCCGTGCAACTGCTCGAAGCCTACGGGCCGAAACGTTTTGCCGGCGAGCTGCGCAGCGCTGGGCTGCCGATCCGTCTGCCGGCACTGGCCGAGCCCAACCTGGCGCTGATCCTAGGTGGCGGTGGCTCGCGGCTGGAGTCCCTGGTGGCCGGTTACAGTGCCTTCGCCCGCGGTGGTATGGCGGCCCGCCCGCGCCTGCAGCCAGACGATGAACTACGCGAGCGCCGGCTGCTGTCACCCGGTTCGGCCTGGATCATCCGCCGTATCCTCAGCGGCCAGGCGCGACCGGATCGCGACCCGCGCGCACAGATGGCGCAGCGCCCGACCCTGGCCTGGAAGACCGGCACCAGCTACGGCTTTCGCGATGCCTGGGCCATTGGCGTCGGGCCGCGACATCTGATCGGAGTCTGGATCGGCCGACCGGACGGTACCCCGGTGCCCGGCCAGTTCGGCCTGGCCTCGGCAGCGCCGCTGCTGTTGCAGGTGCATGATCTGCTGGTCAATCGCGACAGTCAGCGTGGCATCGCTGCGCCGCCTGATCCACAGCCAGCCGAGGTCGGCGTGGCCGCCATCTGCTGGCCGTTGGGGCAGCCGATGAGCAGGGATGACTCCAACTGTCGTCGCCTGCGCTTTGCCTGGACGCTGGAGGGCACCTCGCCGCCGACCCTGCAGGCCGCCGACCAGCCGCTGGGCAGCGGCCTGCGCGAACGTTATTGGGTCAATGCCGAGGGGCATCGTGTCGGGCCCAGCTGCGCAGGCGCCGAGGCGCGCGAGCTGGTGTTGTGGCCTGCTCCGCTGGAGCCCTGGTTGCCGCGCCGGGAGCGGCGTGCCGCGCGCTTGCCGGGTATCGATCCCGGCTGTCCACCGCCGGGCAGCAGCCAGGTAGCGCCGCTGTCCATCGTCGGCGTACGCGATGGTGATCGTTTGCGTCGGCCGCAGGGCAGCCATGCGCCACTGCGTCTCAGCCTCTCAGCGCTGGGCGGTAGTGGCCGGCGCTGGTGGTTCCTCGATGGTCAGCCGCTGGGTGACAGTGCGCCGGATGCGCCCTTCAGTCATGCCTTCGGCAGTGGCAGGCATCAACTGAGCGTGCTCGACGAAGGCGGCCAGACCGCTCGTCTGGAGTTCAGCGTCGGGCCGTAA
- a CDS encoding methyltransferase domain-containing protein, which yields MSDRHFDELATRFAEKIYGGAKGAIRLAVLQADLAEALPNRPLRVLDVGAGLGHMSLWLAQRGHQVTLAEPAEPMLEAARQRFAEAGQHATFIQAPWQELPGQLQEPFDLVLCHAVLEWLAEPAAILPVLHQLTNKGGWLSLAFYNKDALIYRNLLKGHFRKLRKAQFAGEKQSLTPQQPLDPRELATQLAAYWQVESRSGVRVFHDYMPQPFQAKAELIDLLEMELAHRRHPSFEGLGRYLHWICRPI from the coding sequence ATGAGCGACCGCCACTTCGACGAGCTCGCCACCCGCTTCGCCGAGAAGATCTACGGCGGCGCCAAGGGTGCCATCCGCCTCGCCGTGCTGCAGGCCGACCTGGCCGAAGCGCTGCCGAATCGTCCGCTGCGCGTACTCGACGTGGGCGCCGGGCTCGGCCATATGAGCCTGTGGCTGGCCCAACGTGGCCATCAGGTCACCCTGGCTGAGCCGGCCGAACCCATGCTCGAAGCCGCGCGTCAGCGTTTCGCCGAAGCCGGTCAGCATGCCACCTTCATCCAGGCGCCCTGGCAGGAACTGCCCGGCCAGTTGCAGGAGCCCTTCGACCTGGTGCTGTGTCACGCCGTGCTGGAGTGGCTGGCCGAGCCGGCCGCCATCCTGCCGGTGCTGCACCAGTTGACGAACAAGGGCGGCTGGCTGTCGCTGGCCTTCTACAACAAGGACGCGCTGATCTACCGCAACCTGCTTAAGGGCCACTTTCGCAAGCTGCGCAAGGCGCAGTTCGCCGGCGAGAAACAGAGCCTGACGCCCCAACAGCCGCTCGACCCACGCGAATTGGCCACGCAACTCGCCGCCTACTGGCAGGTCGAAAGCCGTAGCGGCGTGCGCGTATTCCACGATTACATGCCGCAGCCATTCCAGGCCAAGGCCGAACTGATCGACCTGCTGGAAATGGAGCTGGCCCATCGGCGTCACCCCAGCTTCGAGGGGCTGGGCCGTTACCTGCACTGGATCTGCCGGCCGATCTGA
- a CDS encoding REP-associated tyrosine transposase codes for MVKYRRAKVAGGCYFLTLALQDRRSDLLFKNAALLRRCLQDTQARLPFRVPALAVLPDHVHMLMVLPLDDADFSARIRMLKASFVGALRQQVGSEVRTNAKGEANIWQRRFWEHLIRDEQDYRNHVDYIHINPLKHGLVARVQDWPFSSFHHYVRQGLLPIDWAGEAGVEIEDAGE; via the coding sequence ATGGTGAAATACCGAAGAGCCAAGGTAGCCGGCGGCTGTTATTTCTTGACGCTGGCTCTGCAAGACAGACGTAGTGATCTGCTGTTCAAAAACGCGGCGCTATTACGTCGATGTTTGCAGGATACGCAGGCTCGACTGCCTTTTCGCGTACCTGCGTTGGCGGTGCTGCCAGATCACGTTCACATGCTGATGGTGCTACCACTTGATGACGCCGATTTCTCTGCGCGAATCCGTATGCTCAAGGCCTCTTTCGTGGGAGCACTACGCCAGCAGGTTGGCAGCGAAGTGCGCACCAACGCCAAAGGTGAGGCCAATATCTGGCAGCGACGTTTTTGGGAGCATCTGATCCGTGACGAGCAGGATTACCGCAATCATGTGGATTACATCCATATCAACCCGCTCAAGCATGGTCTGGTCGCTCGCGTACAGGATTGGCCGTTTTCCAGCTTTCATCATTATGTGCGTCAAGGCTTGCTACCCATCGACTGGGCCGGCGAAGCAGGTGTCGAGATCGAAGATGCTGGTGAATGA
- a CDS encoding IS5-like element ISPst12 family transposase produces MRGLDLKQNELFSYTTLEQRIPNDHPLRPLRGLVDTVLASMDRDFDGLYSTLGRASIAPERLLRASLLQVIYTIRSERQLVEQIDFNLLFRWFVGLSMDERMWDHSTFSQNRDRLFNQDVARLFFQRIKSLAAWSEYASNEHFSVDGTLIDAWASHKSFIKKDGGDPPEDGTRNPDADFKGEKRSNATHQSTSDPEARLARKSNGDASRLAHMAHTMMEHRNGLIVDVECTEFNGRAEVEAALEMLERTAKPGSTVGADKNYDQKRFVQRARELKVTPHVAQKRKGSAIDGRTTRHPGYAASQKIRKRIEEGFGWLKTVGGLRKTKLIGRAKLSAQLLLGFSVYNLIRLGSLSGWWRGSHV; encoded by the coding sequence ATGCGTGGACTCGACCTCAAACAAAACGAGCTGTTCAGTTATACGACGCTGGAGCAGCGCATCCCGAACGATCACCCGCTGCGTCCCCTGCGAGGCCTGGTCGATACCGTTCTGGCTTCGATGGATCGGGACTTCGACGGGCTGTACTCCACCCTGGGACGGGCCTCGATTGCGCCGGAGCGGCTGCTGCGCGCCTCGTTGCTGCAGGTGATTTACACCATTCGCTCCGAGCGGCAGTTGGTCGAGCAGATTGATTTCAACCTGCTGTTTCGCTGGTTCGTCGGCTTGTCGATGGACGAGCGCATGTGGGATCACTCGACCTTCAGCCAGAACCGTGACCGCTTGTTCAACCAGGATGTAGCGCGGCTGTTCTTCCAGCGCATCAAGTCGCTGGCCGCATGGTCCGAGTACGCCAGCAACGAGCATTTCAGCGTCGATGGCACGCTGATCGACGCCTGGGCCTCGCACAAGTCCTTTATCAAGAAGGATGGCGGCGACCCACCGGAGGATGGCACGCGCAACCCCGATGCCGACTTCAAGGGCGAGAAGCGCAGCAACGCGACCCACCAATCGACCAGCGATCCCGAGGCCCGGCTGGCGCGCAAGAGCAATGGCGATGCCAGTCGTCTGGCGCACATGGCCCACACGATGATGGAGCACCGCAACGGTCTGATCGTGGATGTGGAATGCACCGAGTTCAATGGACGTGCCGAGGTAGAGGCGGCGCTGGAGATGCTGGAGCGCACGGCCAAGCCGGGCAGCACGGTAGGTGCAGACAAGAATTACGACCAGAAGCGTTTCGTGCAGAGGGCGCGCGAGCTGAAAGTGACACCGCATGTGGCGCAGAAGCGCAAGGGCAGCGCCATCGATGGGCGCACCACGCGGCATCCGGGGTATGCCGCCAGCCAGAAGATCCGCAAGCGGATCGAAGAAGGTTTTGGCTGGCTGAAGACGGTTGGCGGCCTGCGCAAGACCAAGCTGATCGGTCGCGCCAAGCTGAGTGCTCAGTTATTGCTGGGTTTCTCGGTCTACAACCTGATCCGACTGGGTAGCCTGTCGGGTTGGTGGCGAGGATCGCATGTATAG